The Pseudomonas sp. R4-35-07 genome contains a region encoding:
- a CDS encoding DUF4892 domain-containing protein: MSLGKGCIRAFGLCCFSPLVFAADVAGSQDLPAIARQVDAQIVDYRPAEEKERIYPMGAIRKISGQLRSEAQATARGPTTAITYELPAEHSSSAAFTATREALQAQGAQLLFWCQARDCGESSLWANEVFGNAKLVGADGQQEYLLLRLAAPQDNSLVALYGITRGNRRAYLHVEQLDASTPLGTLLPTSATLLRELKSTGELDFPALGAEPDATWLTLISRGLNLDTNLRVSLTGPSAEAWRQGLIDSGVRAARLETGTGKAEGLHVHLIR, from the coding sequence ATGAGCCTGGGTAAAGGCTGTATCCGTGCCTTTGGGCTGTGCTGTTTCAGCCCGCTGGTGTTCGCTGCCGATGTAGCGGGAAGCCAGGACTTACCGGCCATCGCCCGCCAGGTGGACGCGCAGATCGTCGACTATCGCCCTGCTGAAGAAAAGGAGCGCATCTACCCCATGGGTGCGATCCGCAAGATCAGCGGTCAATTGCGCTCCGAAGCCCAGGCCACCGCACGCGGTCCAACCACCGCGATCACCTACGAATTGCCTGCCGAGCACAGCTCCAGCGCCGCCTTTACCGCCACTCGCGAAGCCTTGCAGGCTCAGGGCGCGCAGCTGTTGTTCTGGTGCCAGGCCCGCGATTGTGGCGAAAGCAGCCTGTGGGCCAACGAGGTGTTCGGCAACGCCAAGCTGGTGGGGGCCGATGGCCAGCAGGAGTACCTGCTTTTGCGCCTGGCGGCCCCACAGGACAACTCGCTGGTGGCGCTGTACGGCATTACCCGTGGCAATCGACGCGCCTATCTGCATGTCGAGCAACTGGATGCCAGCACGCCGCTGGGCACTCTTCTGCCCACGTCGGCAACGCTGTTGCGTGAGCTCAAAAGCACCGGCGAGCTGGACTTTCCTGCATTGGGCGCCGAGCCCGACGCCACCTGGTTGACCTTGATTTCCCGTGGGCTGAACCTCGACACCAACCTGCGCGTCAGCCTGACCGGGCCCAGCGCCGAAGCCTGGCGCCAGGGCCTGATTGACAGTGGCGTGCGCGCCGCGCGCCTGGAAACCGGCACAGGCAAGGCTGAAGGCCTGCATGTGCATCTGATACGCTAA